The Anthonomus grandis grandis chromosome 16, icAntGran1.3, whole genome shotgun sequence genome includes the window TGAGAGTTGGAGGTCGAttgaagttttcaaatttagattttaatggtAAACATCCTATCTTAATTCCTAGTGACTGTCATTTCACAACTTTAATTATACGATATGAACATCTGAGGCATTTACATGCTGGTGCTCAAACAACATTGTCAGCTATAAGATCAAATTTTTGGCTTATTAATGGTCGTCATGTCGTTCAAAAAATTCTTCGTCAATGCATTATTTGCTTTCGTGCAAATCCAATACCTGCATGCAATCAAATGGGCGAATTACCTAAAGATCGGGTTATCCCTCAAAGACCTTTTATTTCTACTGGCATTGATTTTGCTGGTCCTTTCCTTGTAAAAGATGGTAAAACCAAAAACAGAATTACGGTCAAATGTTacctttgtatttttgtatgttttgcaaCAAAGGCCACACACTTCGAACTGTCAGCTGATTTATCATCAGAGTCATTCCTCAATTgcttaaaaagatttatttctcGAAGAGgcatttgttttaatatttatacagaCAATGGTACTAACTTTGTTGGTGCTGAGCGTGAATTAaaagacactattaaaaaattaatacaaggatcaaattttaaagaatttctagAAATCAATCAAATAACTTGGCATTTTTCACCACCATATGGTCCTAATTTTGGAGGGCTATGGGAGGCATGTGTCAAGTCagctaaatttcatttaaagagAATTGTAGGAAACGCACACTTAACTTATGAATCGCTTTTAACTGTCTTTATTCAAATTGAAGCCACATTAAATTCAAGAACATTGGTACCTCTTTCTAGTGATCCCAATGTTCTAGCGGCTTTAACACCTGGGCATTTCTTAATCGGGCAAAAATTAACAGCATTACCTCAAAcggatataataaatataccagaTAATAGACTATCGATCTATCAGCGTATTCAACAACAAGTACAACATTTTTGGCGTCGATGGTCTCTTAGTTACCTAAATACTTTGCAGGAAAGGTCCAAATAGGGCACTCAATTTCCTAGTATTAAAGTAGGGACACTAGTATTAATAAAGGATGATAACACAGCTCCATTATTTTGGAAGCTAGGTCGTGTAGTAGAGTGTTTTCCCGGTAAAGATAATATAGTGCGTGTAGTGAGCATTCGTACAAACAACGGTATTTTGAAACGTGCTATTACTAAGATTTGTGCTTTACCCATAGACCATAAGTAGTGGTATAATAAGTtcttatacttaattttaagattaatattttagcattaactctttttattttttagtttataagattttcaccgcattcaaaatattgaattgcaatttgttaattataatattcataatgtacattatttcaatttactttttacacattttttaacattattatttgttaGTTGGTTTTTTGTACTAAGGttgttttatcattattttatttgatttttaattttttttgaaagttaaccCTTTCAAAGGGGGCGGTATGTTtagactataatttatttagtcgcCGCGCCAGCCgcattatataaatttaatattttattacaggcggcatattaagttttataaacagtcttagctttataaacagagttattagattttaatttctaaaaaccGCTTATTCAATTTCCTTACTAAAGCCGACAAATAATACAAAGATCCTCCTATAATCAAAAATGCAACGTTTCATTATGTAAGCATTTTACACAGCCACATTCTCCACTCcatccatatttttatatacattcacACTTTTAACTTCAGGCCAACAGGTCATTAAACAGTATATAACACAAGATTCGGTTAgaatcaaaattttactttgtaaaatttttatttgtatattttatacaacaatAACAGAATTGTACGGTTAGTGCAGTGCTTTATTTCATTCTTCTAATTACACTTATTTAccgaaaaattggtgttttattgaagaaaaaaatcacaacccaGAATACCGTGTGTGGAAAAgcccatacacaaaacaccATAGGAAGGAACACTGTCAACACCAAGTAATATGCTCATACTGTGGTGCACAACATGACTACAAGGACTgtgaacaacaaacaaaaagCTGTGCAAATTGTATCAAGGCAAATAATAGGTTTGGACTTTCTTATGATACAAAACATACCTCATATGACCCTGAATGCCCAACTATGATTTTTTATAGACAAACGCTTCAGAATAAGATAGACTATGGAATGTAAAAATACGGATTACCTTTATTTTCTATCAAGTGTTATTATTTATctaattatatgtttattttctttataaattaaacttaaaaccaattataaataacttaaacaatgGCTAACAATGAGGTAATTATACTGAAAGAATTGGGAAAAAAGGAAATCCAACTTGATCTAATAAAAAACAGGCGTTATGAcgttaatgaatttaaaattcaaaaagcaCGAAATTCCtccttaataaacaaaaaaaatttaaacatggtacatttaaatatcagaagtttaagaaaaaatttttacagCTTTTTAGCATTTATAGATACCTTTTGTCTTAATAAACTTGACATAATTGTACTGGGTAAAACTAGACATATTCCAGAAATAAAAAGCTACTATCCCAgggtttataattaattataacaatagttcaaataatatttgtgatttttaattttaactgcgggttttcttactataattttatgtatacagggtggtccaaaaataagttacgaccgaCATCATCCGTCTGCCGTCGAGATGTCGGCGAGTGCACATGTGTGTGCTCGTTGCTCCGataattttatagtttatagTTACTTGTAAATTCTGTGAATCGCGATTTCATTCTcaatgtttgaaaataaaagatttgTTGTTTAAAGCAATCTCtgattgtcaaaatatattatggTACTGTGATGACTGTGTAACATTAGTTCAGGAAAAGTTGGATTTAGTGAAACGTATTAATGTTTTGGAGCGGCAAGTTGCCGAAAACAATATTCAGTCGTCTGAAATCCTAAGAAAACTGGATAGTGGAAAAAGGTATAATAAAAACGATGAGGTGCCGTGGACCGAAgttgttaaaaagaaaaaaacattccCACCACtaattataaaaccaaaaaatgccaGTCAGGACAGCGCCGTCACTAAGAACGCCGTTTGTGAGAAAAATTAAACCATCAGATTTAGctgttgaaattaaaaaagtaaaggcTGTCGGCCATGGTAGTGTTGTTATCGAATGTAATAATtcagattctttaaaaaaactgcaaaacaaAGTCGAGGCAGAACTATCTGAAAACTATTCGGTGCAGATTCCACAAATATCAAACCCAAAGATTGTTGTTATTGGAATTAATGTAAAATACTTAGATAATGAAGAggattttgtaaataaaattaaaaaccagaGCTGTTTGCCTATTACCgtagatactaaaataaaattaattagaaaatacaTTCCGAATGGCAAACGACTGTATAATGCTGTGTTGGAGGTATCGCCGGAAATCTTTAAATGCCTTATTAACAATAAGAGAATTTTTATAGAATGGGATAGCTATGCAGTATATGAATATATAGGTGTTATACGATGTTATAACTGTTGGAAATATGGTCACAAAGCAGTAAACTGTAGACAAACTGGTGTCACATGTCCTCTGTGTAACAAAAATCATAAGAGCACAGAATGTAGTTCTAATGAGCAAGAGTGTACAAACTGTAAATATGCACATgagattttgaaaattgctaatattaatttcaaacacactgtttttgacaaaaactgtCCTTGCTATTTGAAGGCTCAAGAAAGAGTGAAATCTAAAACAAGGTATATATAGCAACTAAAGCAGCCACTTTCTAATCATAATATAAATGACCTAATTGTCCATATTAATGCTCAAAGCCTTTTTTGTCactttcaagaaataaaagatCTATTATATAACAGCAGCCCTCTAGTAGTATGCATTAGTGAGACACATCTTACATCTGACATAGAACAGAAAGAAGTGGACATACCAGGGTATACTGCAACAATATGCTATTCGAATAGTCGACGAACCGGTggtactataatttatattaagaatGTTGCAACCCATTCTGTTATATGGAACGATGCAATGGACTATGAATATTGGGCTCTCTGGATCGTTTTACATGTGGGAAAAGAGACATTGTTGATAGGATCGATATATAGGTCACCTAATTCAAATTGCAGACAGTTCTTAAACTactttgaacaaaaattaaatgaggatCTAATACATCAGcagaaaacatttattttgggtGACCTTAATATAGACCTcttaaaagaaaacaatgaaGCAAAGCGATTGAAAAGTATTTTAGAAACTGGTGGCCTTAAGCAGATTGTTAAAGCCCCTACAAGAATCACAAACACATCATCTACGCTCATTGATCATATCTATACAAATGAGTTTAAAGCCATAGAAATACAGAGAAATTTTCCTGTAATAACTGACTATGAAATTATTGGAGTACAAAATTGCAGTGATTCTTTCAGGCATAATAAGCTGTATACTTCGAAAAGAACTATAAATCGTGAGACTATTAACCAAATAAATGAGGAACTGGTGGGCGCGAATTGGAATTACACCTCGACAGatgtaaatattgtatataatgattttataagCATAATCCAAACAGCTTTAGATAAGTTTGCGCCTGAAAACAGatatactgtaaaaaaatatccatggATTAATGCGGCGGTTCAAGAGGTTCAACGGGAAAGAAACTTGGCTTATAGAAGATTTTGCTTTACAAAAACCGATTGTGACTGGAAAAGCTATCAAAAACTCAGAAACAAAGTAACCTCGGTAATGCGTActgaaaaaaccaaatattatgataataaaattgatcAATGTAAAGGTGATAGTCGCAATATGTGGAGGACCTTAAAAGGTTTACTGGGAAATAACAAACAATCTGTTGATTATATGGATGTTGATTTTGGGACATATACAGGTAGTATAGACGAAaactttaatcaattttattcagatAGCGTACAAGATATTGCTGCAAGTATTGAAACAATAGAATGGACTTGTAATACAACTAATTCTCCGAATATacaaatttcacattttaaaaatgtcaatctGTCACAATTGAAAAAGACagtttttggattaaaaaataaaaaaactagtgaTAATGTGCTTAGTGTGAAATtggtaaaagatttatttagcGTCATTGGATACCCTTTATTGCATTTAGTTAATTCATGCCTATCAACTAGCATAATTccaagtgatttaaaaactagtGTAATGATTCCAATACCAAAGGTAACCACTCCAAAGATTCCTGCAGATTTTCGACCAATAAATTTATTGCCTGTcattgataaaattatagagACAATTGTATGCCAGCAGTTGAGACAATACTTTGAACAACATAAACTGTTATATATTGGACAGTCAGGGTTTAGGAATAATCACTCTTGTGAATCTGCTCTTCAGTATGTGTGTGGGACATGGCGAAAAGACATTAACGAAGACAAATTAGTTATTACGTGCTTTTGAGACATTAGACCGtaatattcttcttaaaaaactgttatattATGGTGTATGTAATAGAGCTTTGGACTGGATTAAAAATTACCTGGATAAGAGgtataatagagtatctataggacaaaagttttcaaataaaatagaaagtatCGTAGGTGTACCACAGGGTAGTGTTCTTGGACCGCTGTTGTTCGTTATATATATAAACGATATCTATACTGTTTTACAAAACTCTTTCGtaaatttatttgcagatgatacagtaATTTGTGTGTCAGGTAAAAATTACAAGGAagctacaaatattttaaattcagaattgaatattttgtatcaatggctttgtaaaaataaattaaaactaaacgaatcaaaaacaaagtgtaTGCTAATAGGTACCAaagcaaattgtaaaaaatttttagatcaaggtttaaatattgaaattaataagtCACAAATTCAATTTGtcagtgaaataaaatatttaggagtaCTCTTAGatcaacaattaaattttcatggtcatgtaaattatatttctaaaaagattGCCAAGAAAGTTGGGTTTTTTAGGAGAATTTCTAATTGCTTGTCTCAATGGACTAAAATGTTAGTATACAATACAATTATTTTGCCGCACTTTAATTACTGTTCCTCGTTACTTATATCATGCTCTCAGGAATATATAAATCAGTTACAACttcaacaaaataaagtaatgCGAATTATTCTTAACGGTAATAAATATACACCTATCAATCAgatgcttcaaatattaaaatggcttcctgtgaagcaaaatattttcttaaggcaaatttaattttaatttataaaatagagcaTGGATCTATGCCATCATAtctgcaacattttttagagaaaagatccaactttcaacaatataatataaggtCAAGAAATGATTATCATATATCAAGAGTTAGATCAACtttattgcaaaaatcattgttttttgaaGGGTTGCAAGCTTTTAACTCTCTTCCATTAGAAATCAAGAACGCAAGtaatttaaggttatttaataagaatgttaaaaaacatttatttagaaatagcgtTATGTGATGTACAGTTTATGTATTACTAtaggttttacttattttttatactactaAATTTAGCAAATTGAATGTATTagccaagtgctaaataaagaatattattattattatatattattattattaatatatcaacttcaatttttgaaatggaaatacctattttttattctgtattcttaaagaacagaaaattctagacatatttcatgtacaatgtcctatacctatgttcatttgtttttgagttattgacagttgaagatcggcatatttgcacttttgacatgttataaaatgcaaacggttagacatagacaaatgcggtttgcactttttatcgaagcttttttaaaaccatctgttgacactagctagttagtgtcaacaggtactgagaaattGTGATAATAGATTGGCAGCATTccaataatactaataataataatacttctttatttgctcaTATACATCCAACAGCTTAGCATAGTCAAAAAGTATAGACTGTCAAACGCAAATAATACAGTGCATAAAGGGAAACATTAATGTATCAGAGTTTTACCTACATAacatagcaaataaaaaaaaaacttacattttgttCACAATATAAAACAGAATACAATTTTGGTTCGCATCAGAAATGCTCACAAGTATGTATGAAACATTTGTAATACaggtatgaaaatataatatacgataaattttgatagactagGTTAAAGACTATTGTAGAATTCGTCCAATGAGTATAAACAGATCTCCAAAATCAGGTTTTTCGTTACttgcttaaatctatttaaatgtagttgttttgtggtttcgggtattgcattaaaaagttttatggcattAGTCACATAGCCCTTATGGGTCAGACTAAACCGGTGTTGTGGAAGTAAGAGATTTTTCCCATGTCTGGTGTCATATAAGTGCCTACTATTTACTgtgctaaatctaaaagagtGTGTTCTAGCAAACATCAGACATTGGTGAATGTATAGGCCAggcattgtcatgatttttaaatttttgaataaaggtcTACAACTGTCtattggttttttgttttctagaattCTGAGTTTGATTGAAAAAGTCCCATATACACCGTTCTACATACTACTGGAGGCGCCAATTGAACAATTCTGCGCAACAGAAAAAGAACCGACGAGAGTTTTTTTGCCAGATCTATTATATGGCTCTtccatgataatttattttctagataaacacccagaaatttgatcgcgtctattctGTGATGTCTTTCCCTTAAAGAGAAATTAAGCACctctgttttatttagattattgtCAGCAAACCATGCTTTTAACTTGTGAAGTGTTGCACTAGTTCCATTCTGTAGGGAAATCAGATCTGAATGCCGACTGAGAAGAGTTGTGTCATCCGCATATTGTACAGATATCGCCTCTGAGAAGTGGGCGGGTAATTcatttacataaagtaaaaacagAAGAGGACCCAAGATTGATCCCTGACGCACCCCTGTTGTTATTGGAAGTATGGAGGATGTTTTTCCACCACAAGTCACCATCTGCTGACGTTCATAAAGGTAGGACTGGATAAGTTCCAGGCAAATACCTCGGATACCATAAAAATCCAACTTgctcaacaaaatattatgcgaGACACAGTCGAACGCTTTTGAGAGGTCGCAGAAATTTGCACCCACTATCTTGCCCCCCTCAAATGAATCAGCCAGGTAGTCTACCATTACCCTGAGTTCATCAGCAGTGGATCTTCCTtttcgaaagccaaactgcgctggtgaaagtaaattatgtttatcaaaaaacgATATGAGACGTTGGTTTAGACAGAGCTCAATAGGCTTAGATAATATCGGTATTATTGATATGGGTCGGTGATTTCCTGGATCATCCGTATtactctttttaaattttttaccaaaagttGCACTATccattcttaaataatttttgaaatccaTAGGttcgttttgttttatttctcttaataaTGGTACGTGGCTTAGAGACTCTCTTTCCAGCAACCATTTTTTGACCCATTTGCTACGTTTTCTAATATTACGATGTTTAGTTGCCATAAGAATCATACCAGACATAGCTAAACACAgtgcaatatttttcttattgctAGGCATCTTCCCTGTTCACACATAcctataaacacaaaaattagTAGCCTTATTTACGATCGCGTTCTCTCAAAACTTTTGCCGAGGCTACAAACTTATTTTCAGGCATAGTCTGCAGATAATTGTACAGATTATATCCACTAACATACGGTTTTGTCTGCAAAATATTAAGTCTGTCAGATTTGATCATAAATATGTCTTTACGTTATTGGTAACGAAAGTTTTTACCTCTGACATACCAAGTCCGCCAAAAACATACGACTTAAGGCACCCATTCACTAACAGATCGCCTGCAGGCCATGGACTGACGGCCATAACGGCAGGCAATGGCCGAGGGAGGCCACACGCTATTCAGTCGGCCTTTCGGGTCAAAACCTAAAGAATTGGCCCTTCAGATCGTTGCCTGCAGGCGACCCCAAACATGTCCACACACTCTCAGTCGATCGTAGTTTCTTGAATGAGCGTTGCGTTTAACAAAATTGctaattcaaaaaaactgaagaaattaataattttattattacttctGTTAATCGAAAAGCCAGCTAGACAACGGAAAATATTCTGGGTTAAAAATTGGCTTCTAGAGAGAGAAAAATTGTCTCATATAagtcttattaaaaaacttcGAAAATCTAGTTCAGACGATTTAAACAATTATCTCCGTATGGATGATAAGACTTTTAAAACACTATTAAGACTCGTTAAATTTGACATTACAAAGAACAAATACCAAAATGAGGAGAGCGATTAGTGCAGAAGAAAGGTGAATTGCAACATTACGGTTCCCAGCAACAGGAAGAAGCTTTGAggatttgaaattttcaacactTATTTCCCCTTAGGCACTAGGAGTCATCATCCCTGAAACGTGCAAGTGCAtctacaaagttttaaaaaaagagtatttaaaggtaagaaaataaacatttatttattcgtAATTGAAACTTATGAAACTAATTTACGATtacaaaatgattaaatttattgttaaaatttatttatttaataaaaacatttttattattttaaaataattaaatccgACAACTCTTCTTTAATTTGGCCAGCAGATGACAAAACTGTAGGTTGGTCAGAAAAAGCAACATTTGAGTGCGAAAAAGGTGTGTTATTTGTGACTGTGTGGAGTGGCTTTGAAAATTGATATAACTGTTGGTGTTGGATAACATTTGAATTCTGCTGATAATAAGACTTATTTGAGACTGGCTTCTGGATTGTTTGATAGCTGAAAACAGGTTTGTTCACTACAACGTCTGAGTCGGGAGTCAATTTATTCTGGATTGCGTAAAACAGaactttgtttattatttgttcggCATAAAATCTTTGTTCTTCATTAATTCTTCGCAGTTTGTAAGCTACATTTTCTCCTATTACATGAAACTCATCTGCTATgccatttcttaaaattgtgcTGCAAACCTTTTCAATCATGTCGTGTTGCTCTGTTAACTTTCTCTTTGGTGCAGAACATTTAGCTAAATTTGTAGAGGTTCTTGAGGAACATCTGCTATTACTTGCCAAAACAGCCGGTTGAGGGGACATTAGTGGCGTTGGTACGGTATTCGTATCTTCAGATTCGTCAATACCAGTACTTCTGGGACTCGAAATTTCTTCGTTAATATGTTcggcctaaaaaaattaagcaagaTTTGTAAAATACgagtatatttttatctagaaTAATGttaaacttctaaaataaaaacagacgaaatttaggtattttcatggcagattttttttctagttttccaAAACCCGTGAGGAACGGCAACTTATAGCAAGAAACTTTGAGAGtagatggaattttcccaaCTGTGGAGGTGCCATTGATGGGAAGCATATTAGAATTGTCAAGCCATGTAATAGTGGATCATACTTTTATAACTATAAAGGTTATGACAGTGTCGTTTTAATGGCAATGGTTACCGCCGATTACGAATTTACTTACGTCAGTGTTGGATGTAATGGACGAGTATCCGACGGAGGCGTTTTTGAGACCACAACATTTCACGATAGATTAATAAATGGAAAACTAAACAAACCAAACAATGAAACTACCAAAggaaatatgaattttgtttttgtggcGGATGATGCCTTTCCATTACACGAACACATACTTAAACCTTTTTCTCACAAAACATTAACAGCGGATGAACGAATCCTTAACTATAGATGTAGTCGAGCCAGGCGTACTATAGAAAACGCGTTTGGCATTTTAGTTAACAGATATCGAGTT containing:
- the LOC126745997 gene encoding uncharacterized protein LOC126745997, encoding MFTSDQETPLQPISNDSDYEHDTEEEISDNEAEHINEEISSPRSTGIDESEDTNTVPTPLMSPQPAVLASNSRCSSRTSTNLAKCSAPKRKLTEQHDMIEKVCSTILRNGIADEFHVIGENVAYKLRRINEEQRFYAEQIINKVLFYAIQNKLTPDSDVVVNKPVFSYQTIQKPVSNKSYYQQNSNVIQHQQLYQFSKPLHTVTNNTPFSHSNVAFSDQPTVLSSAGQIKEELSDLIILK